One Hevea brasiliensis isolate MT/VB/25A 57/8 chromosome 5, ASM3005281v1, whole genome shotgun sequence genomic region harbors:
- the LOC110647760 gene encoding E3 ubiquitin-protein ligase RDUF2, producing MASMESSFWCYRCSRFIRVRVRATHDSILCPECGGGFVEDIGTPSRSPLHHRFPAAAIYPFNPDHITTPSLRRNRRSGGDRSPFNPVIVLRGPADGGGANDGASGDFELYYDDGVGSGLRPLPESMSEFLMESGFDRLLVQLTQLEINGVGRFEHPPASKAAIESMPVIKILSSHVSMESHCAVCKEPFELNTEAREMPCKHIYHYDCILPWLSLRNSCPVCRHELPTDLRGNGSGSGRSSPESGEETVGLTIWRLPGGGFAVGRFTGGRRAAERELPVVFTEMDGGFNAPTVPRMISWAPSGRRSREGSGLGRAFRNFFSFFGRIGRRARDESGLARRSRSNTMLARSSRRENSPWFMQDNRW from the coding sequence ATGGCTTCAATGGAATCTTCTTTTTGGTGCTACAGATGCAGCCGTTTCATCAGGGTCAGGGTTCGGGCAACCCATGATTCGATCCTTTGCCCCGAATGTGGCGGCGGTTTCGTCGAGGATATTGGAACCCCTTCTCGTTCCCCACTCCACCATCGATTCCCTGCCGCCGCAATTTACCCGTTTAATCCGGATCACATCACCACACCAAGCTTGCGCCGCAACCGTCGGAGTGGCGGAGATCGCTCCCCTTTCAATCCAGTCATCGTTCTCCGAGGTCCTGCAGATGGCGGTGGCGCAAATGACGGAGCTTCCGGGGACTTCGAGCTATACTATGACGATGGTGTTGGGTCTGGACTCCGTCCTCTACCGGAGAGCATGTCGGAGTTCTTGATGGAATCGGGATTTGACCGGCTTCTTGTTCAGTTGACTCAATTGGAAATCAACGGCGTTGGTCGATTTGAGCATCCACCAGCTTCAAAAGCTGCAATCGAGTCAATGCCTGTGATCAAAATCCTCTCCAGCCACGTCTCTATGGAATCTCACTGTGCAGTTTGTAAAGAGCCATTTGAACTTAACACGGAGGCGCGCGAGATGCCATGTAAGCACATTTATCACTATGATTGCATCCTCCCGTGGTTATCTCTTCGCAATTCTTGCCCAGTTTGTCGGCATGAGCTACCGACAGACTTGCGTGGAAATGGCAGTGGGAGTGGCAGGAGTTCACCAGAGTCAGGTGAGGAGACCGTGGGCTTAACGATATGGAGACTGCCTGGTGGCGGCTTTGCGGTAGGGAGATTTACTGGGGGAAGGAGAGCGGCAGAGAGGGAGCTTCCTGTTGTGTTTACGGAGATGGATGGTGGGTTCAACGCTCCAACTGTACCTAGGATGATTTCATGGGCACCCAGTGGGAGAAGATCAAGAGAGGGCAGTGGGTTGGGCCGTGCATTTCGcaatttcttttccttcttcGGAAGGATAGGAAGGCGTGCTAGGGATGAATCTGGTTTAGCTCGAAGAAGTAGATCAAATACAATGTTGGCTAGGTCCTCAAGGAGAGAAAACTCGCCTTGGTTTATGCAAGATAATAGATGGTGA
- the LOC110647770 gene encoding uncharacterized protein LOC110647770 has product MATLAHLQSFAGNSPKKCAVPGSCICALPRPAGSTVVSCNWGHKKKRSLTVVAAVGDVSADGTTYLIAGAAAVALLGTAFPIVFSRKDLCPECDGAGFIRKSGAALRANAARKDQAQIVCPRCNGLGKLNQIDKKAQ; this is encoded by the exons ATGGCAACGTTAGCTCATCTGCAGAGTTTTGCTGGAAATTCACCCAAGAAATGTGCAGTTCCAGGCTCTTGCATTTGTGCTCTACCAAGGCCTGCAGGTTCAACAGTTGTATCGTGTAACTGGGGCCACAAGAAGAAGAGATCGTTGACGGTTGTTGCAGCAGTTGGAGATGTATCCGCTGATGGCACAACCTATCTTATTGCAGGTGCAGCTGCTGTAGCTCTACTTGGAACCGCCTTCCCCATCGTTTTCTCCCGCAAGGACCT GTGTCCTGAGTGTGATGGAGCAGGTTTCATTAGGAAGTCAGGAGCAGCTTTGAGGGCTAATGCTGCTCGGAAAGACCAGGCTCAGATCGTTTGTCCTCGTTGCAATGGTCTTGGCAAACTAAATCAAATTGACAAAAAAGCTCAGTAA